The following coding sequences are from one Anguilla anguilla isolate fAngAng1 chromosome 12, fAngAng1.pri, whole genome shotgun sequence window:
- the ap1s3a gene encoding AP-1 complex subunit sigma-3a, with product MMRFLLLFSRQGKLRLQKWFTPLTDREKKKIIRDMITMVIPRVPRSCNFLHWRDMKIVYKRYASLYFCCGLDDQDNELLGLEVLHRYVELLDKYFGNVCELDIIFNFEKAYFILDEFLMGGEVQETSKLTVAQSMEESDLLQETMEEYVNKPTF from the exons ATG ATGCGTTTCCTGCTGCTGTTCAGTCGGCAGGGGAAGCTCCGGCTGCAGAAGTGGTTCACGCCCCTCACTGACCGCGAGAAGAAAAAGATCATCCGCGACATGATCACGATGGTCATACCCAGAGTGCCCCGCTCCTGCAACTTCTTGCACTGGAGAGATATGAAGATTGTTTACAAGAG GTATGCCAGCCTGTATTTCTGCTGTGGGCTGGACGATCAGGATAATGAGCTGCTGGGTTTGGAGGTGCTGCACCGTTATGTGGAGCTGCTGGACAAATACTTTGGGAAT gtgtgtgagctggATATTATCTTTAATTTTGAGAAAGCCTACTTCATCCTGGACGAGTTCCtgatggggggggaggtgcaggaGACCTCCAAACTGACCGTGGCCCAGTCTATGGAGGAGTCTGACCTGCTGCAGGAG